The following nucleotide sequence is from Mycobacterium sp. Z3061.
TCCTGGTTCATGATCTGGACGTCGGCGGCGGCGAAGGCCGCGTCGATGTCGTCGGGCGCCGCATCGGCCGCCGCGACAGAGTCCGGGGGATGCGCGGTCGCGCGCGTGAGGAACTCGATCTGGCGGATGGCCGCCTTGGCTTCCACACTGCCCGGGTCGGCCGCCAGGACCGCCTCGTAGGACTGCTTTGCCGCGTCGAAGTCACCGGCCTCGAGTTCCTGACGCGCCTGGGCGACCACCGGGTCGACTTCCTCCGGCTGCCCGGAACCCGGTGCGCCTCGGAGCTTGCCGGCGGTGGCGTCGATCAGCGAGTCGATCCAGCGCCGCAACTGATCCGGGGGCTGCGGACCCTGGAAACTTGAAACCGGTTGCGCGGCAGCCAAAGCCACCACGGTTGGAACCGCCTGCACGCCGAAGATCCGGGCTATGCCGGGCGCGGCGTCGACGTTGGCCGCGGCCAGCGCCCAGGTGCCGTTGTCGTCTGCGGCCAGGCCGGCCAGCGTCTCGAGCAGGTCGACGCACACCTCGCTCCGAGGCGACCACAGCAACACCACGACCGGAATCTCGTCGGACCGGTTGATCACCTCGTCCTCGAAATTGGCCTCGGTGACCTGAATGATCCCGGGCCCACCGGAGCCGCCCGGGCCAACAGGGCCACCGGGACCGCCGGGACCACCGGGGCCGCCCGGGGGCGCACTGGCCTTCTGCTGAGCGCGTTGCTTGAGACCGGACAGGTCGACCGCGCCGGCCAAGGCCGGCCCTATCGAAGGTCGGGGACGAGTCACGACGTCAAGTCTGTCACGCCGTCACACCCTGCTCTCGGCGGCCTCCCGGGCGGACAAACAGTGCGCGGAATTCGGGTTCGCATCCCGGAACCGGACGATATGACCAATCTCACAGTAACCACGACAGTATCCGCCACCGCACCCCGCCAGCAAACTCGCCGGGGCGGCTACCCGGCGCGCAGGATGAGCGCGTCGCCCTGCCCGCCGGCCCCGCACAACGCGGCGACGCCGTAGCCCGATCCGCGGCGTGCCAGTTCCAGTGCCACGTGCAGCGTGATGCGTGCTCCCGACATTCCGATGGGGTGCCCGACGGCGATCGCGCCGCCGTTGACGTTGACGATGTCCGGGTTGACTCCGAGCTCCCTGGTGGAGGCCAGAGCCACCGCCGCAAATGCTTCGTTGATCTCGACGACATCGAGTTGGTCCACCGAGATGCCCTCGCGGTCGATCGCCTTCTTGATCGCATTGGCGGGCTGGGACTGCAGCGTGGAGTCCGGACCGGCCACCACGCCGTGCGCACCGATCTCGACCAGCCAGGTCAACCCCAGCTCCTGCGCCTTCTCCTTGTTCATCACCACCACCGCGGCGGCGCCGTCGGAGATCTGCGACGCCGAACCCGCCGTGATGGTGCCGTCCTTGCGGAAAGCGGGTCTCAGGCCGGCCAGCGAGTCGGCGGTGGTGTTCGCCCGAATGCCTTCGTCCTCGCTGAACTGGAGCGGATCGCCCTTGCGCTGGGGAATATCGACCGGGACCACCTCGTCGGCGAACACGCCGTCTTTCCATGCGGCAGCGGCCTTTTGGTGGGATTGCGCGGCGTACTCGTCCTGCTCCTGACGGGTGAACTTGTCCACGTCATTGCGCTGCTCGGTCAGTGCCCCCATCGGCTGATCGGTGAACACGTCGTGCAGGCCGTCGTAGGCCATGTGGTCGAGGACCGTGACGTCGCCGTACTTGTAGCCGGCCCGGCTGTCCATCAGCAGGTGCGGCGCCTTCGTCATCGACTCCTGGCCGCCGGCGACCACCACGTCGAACTCGCCTGCACGAATGAGCTGGTCCGCCAGGGCGATGGCATCGATCCCGGACAAACACATCTTGTTGATGGTCAGCGCAGGCACATCCCAGCCGATACCCGCCCCGACGGCGGACTGGCGGGCCGGCATCTGCCCGGCGCCCGCGGTCAGCACCTGGCCCATGATCACGTACTCGACCAGCGATGCGGGCACGTTTGCCTTCTCCAGCGCGGCCTTGATCGCAATGGCACCGAGGTCGCTGGCGCTGAAGTCCTTGAGCGACCCCATCAACTTGCCGATGGGCGTCCGAGCCCCAGCAACGATCACCGACGTCGTCATGAAACCTCCTAAACGGCACGGGAACGGCTGAACGGGCCAACCCGGAGAAGCGGATTCTTTCCTATGAGGTTACCGTTATGTAATGACGACCGATCAAGTTGACGCCCGTCCCACCCTG
It contains:
- a CDS encoding acetyl-CoA C-acetyltransferase, with translation MTTSVIVAGARTPIGKLMGSLKDFSASDLGAIAIKAALEKANVPASLVEYVIMGQVLTAGAGQMPARQSAVGAGIGWDVPALTINKMCLSGIDAIALADQLIRAGEFDVVVAGGQESMTKAPHLLMDSRAGYKYGDVTVLDHMAYDGLHDVFTDQPMGALTEQRNDVDKFTRQEQDEYAAQSHQKAAAAWKDGVFADEVVPVDIPQRKGDPLQFSEDEGIRANTTADSLAGLRPAFRKDGTITAGSASQISDGAAAVVVMNKEKAQELGLTWLVEIGAHGVVAGPDSTLQSQPANAIKKAIDREGISVDQLDVVEINEAFAAVALASTRELGVNPDIVNVNGGAIAVGHPIGMSGARITLHVALELARRGSGYGVAALCGAGGQGDALILRAG
- a CDS encoding tetratricopeptide repeat protein is translated as MTRPRPSIGPALAGAVDLSGLKQRAQQKASAPPGGPGGPGGPGGPVGPGGSGGPGIIQVTEANFEDEVINRSDEIPVVVLLWSPRSEVCVDLLETLAGLAADDNGTWALAAANVDAAPGIARIFGVQAVPTVVALAAAQPVSSFQGPQPPDQLRRWIDSLIDATAGKLRGAPGSGQPEEVDPVVAQARQELEAGDFDAAKQSYEAVLAADPGSVEAKAAIRQIEFLTRATAHPPDSVAAADAAPDDIDAAFAAADVQIMNQDVTGAFDRLIALVRRTSGDDRSTVRTRLIELFELFDPADPEVVAGRRNLANALY